A genome region from Labilibaculum antarcticum includes the following:
- the infC gene encoding translation initiation factor IF-3, with translation MAGFHHKNNRGPRKPQEALHKINKLIRARSVRVVGENVEPGVYSISEALKFAEDQGLDLIEISPNADPPVCKISDYQKFLYQQKKKQKELKAKTVKVVVKEIRFGPNTDEHDYNFKLKHAEKFLTEGSKVKAYVFFKGRSILFKDKGEILLLRFAQDLEELGKVEQLPRLEGKRMTMFLTPKKK, from the coding sequence ATAGCTGGATTTCACCATAAAAACAACAGAGGCCCAAGAAAACCTCAAGAAGCTCTACATAAAATTAACAAGTTAATTAGAGCCCGCAGCGTTCGCGTGGTTGGAGAGAACGTAGAACCAGGAGTTTATTCAATTTCCGAAGCACTTAAATTTGCCGAGGATCAAGGATTAGACCTAATTGAAATTTCACCAAACGCCGATCCACCAGTCTGTAAAATTTCTGATTACCAAAAGTTTCTTTATCAGCAGAAAAAGAAACAGAAGGAATTGAAGGCAAAAACGGTTAAAGTTGTAGTTAAAGAAATTCGTTTCGGACCAAACACCGACGAACATGATTACAATTTTAAACTTAAACATGCCGAAAAATTCTTAACTGAGGGATCGAAAGTGAAAGCTTATGTTTTCTTTAAAGGTCGATCAATTCTTTTTAAAGACAAAGGTGAAATTCTTTTGTTAAGATTTGCTCAAGATCTGGAAGAGCTTGGTAAGGTTGAACAACTTCCAAGATTGGAAGGAAAACGTATGACCATGTTTTTAACTCCGAAGAAAAAGTAA
- the rpmI gene encoding 50S ribosomal protein L35, translating to MKTNCSAKKRFTLTASGKIKRKHAFKSHILTKKSTKRKRNLTYFGTVSKSDQKNVKLMLNML from the coding sequence ATGAAAACAAATTGCAGCGCAAAGAAAAGATTTACTTTGACTGCATCTGGAAAAATCAAAAGAAAGCACGCTTTTAAAAGTCATATTTTGACTAAAAAGAGCACTAAAAGAAAGAGAAATCTGACTTACTTTGGTACTGTAAGCAAATCAGACCAGAAAAATGTTAAGTTAATGCTTAACATGTTGTAA
- the rplT gene encoding 50S ribosomal protein L20, whose protein sequence is MPRSVNSVASRARRKKILKQTRGNFGARANVWTVAKNTWEKGLQYAYRDRKKKKSNFRALWIQRINAAARLEGLSYSQLIGLMHKANIEINRKVLADLAMNHPEAFKAVVGKSQTAK, encoded by the coding sequence ATGCCTAGATCAGTAAATTCTGTAGCTTCAAGAGCTAGAAGGAAAAAGATTTTAAAACAAACCAGAGGTAACTTTGGTGCAAGAGCTAACGTTTGGACGGTAGCCAAGAATACATGGGAAAAAGGTTTGCAGTACGCATACCGTGATAGAAAAAAGAAGAAATCAAACTTCAGAGCATTGTGGATTCAGCGTATTAATGCTGCTGCCAGACTAGAAGGTTTGTCGTATTCACAATTAATTGGTTTGATGCACAAAGCTAACATCGAAATTAACCGTAAGGTTTTAGCCGATTTAGCAATGAATCATCCTGAAGCATTTAAAGCTGTTGTAGGAAAATCACAAACAGCTAAATAA
- the dapB gene encoding 4-hydroxy-tetrahydrodipicolinate reductase, which yields MKIALIGYGKMGKEIEQIAIDRGHEIGLIIDQENQNDLIPDKLKDIDVAIEFTNPKSAFDNYQICFEANVPVVSGTTGWLDKIDLVKERCQSGNGFFYASNFSLGVNLFFELNKKLAKLMAPFSEYNADMEEIHHIHKLDSPSGTAITLAEGIIENHPRKTKWIEAASTKEDELSIFAKRHGAVPGTHSITWHSEVDEINIQHLAYSRKGFALGAVLAAEFMPKKKGFFGMKDLLNL from the coding sequence ATGAAAATAGCACTTATCGGTTATGGAAAAATGGGCAAGGAAATTGAACAAATTGCGATTGACCGTGGCCATGAAATAGGATTGATAATTGATCAGGAAAATCAAAATGATTTAATTCCAGATAAACTTAAAGACATAGATGTAGCCATTGAATTTACAAATCCAAAATCAGCCTTTGACAACTATCAAATTTGTTTTGAAGCAAATGTTCCTGTTGTTTCAGGGACTACCGGTTGGCTGGATAAAATTGACTTAGTTAAAGAGAGGTGTCAATCAGGAAATGGATTTTTCTATGCTTCTAATTTTAGTTTAGGGGTAAATCTGTTCTTTGAATTGAATAAAAAACTAGCCAAACTAATGGCTCCTTTCAGCGAATACAATGCCGACATGGAAGAAATTCATCATATTCATAAGCTAGATTCGCCAAGTGGAACCGCAATTACTCTTGCCGAGGGAATTATTGAAAATCATCCTCGAAAAACGAAGTGGATTGAAGCTGCAAGCACAAAGGAGGACGAACTTAGTATTTTCGCGAAACGACATGGTGCTGTTCCTGGCACTCATTCAATCACCTGGCACTCTGAAGTTGACGAAATAAACATCCAACATTTGGCTTACAGTCGAAAAGGATTTGCTCTTGGTGCAGTTCTAGCAGCCGAATTTATGCCTAAAAAGAAAGGCTTTTTTGGCATGAAAGATCTTTTAAACCTATAG
- the lepB gene encoding signal peptidase I: protein MSSILRNKWFKFSIALIICLLMIIWIGNYWLILGLPILFDVYISKKVHWAFWKKKGVKKQSATVEWVDAIIFAVIAATLIRMFFIEAYTIPTSSMEKSLLVGDYLFVSKVAYGPKIPNTPLSFPFAHHTMPLTKSTKSYLEWIQWPYKRLAGISEVKRNDIVVFNFPAGDTIVVGAENPDYYSQLRSYSTLFKEADMKKGRELQSDQEYTKMGRKYLSTQNTIATRPVDKQENYIKRCVGIPGDTLLSIDGQLFINGKKQDLIEELQFIYEVRTNGSSINPRKLEELNIAKADRNHNGSVYNLPLSTKKVEELKKLSNVVSIIRRNSSKGYPEDVFPFSSYYNWNRDNFGPLVIPKKGQTVSLNLETLPLYERAINAYEGNALRVQDSTIYINGEIATDFTFKMDYYWMMGDNRHMSADSRYWGYVPEDHIVGKASFLWLSLDKDKSSFNKIRWDRVFKWIH, encoded by the coding sequence ATGAGCAGCATACTAAGAAATAAATGGTTTAAATTTTCAATAGCTCTAATTATCTGCCTATTGATGATTATCTGGATAGGTAATTACTGGCTAATTTTAGGCCTTCCTATTCTTTTTGATGTTTATATCAGTAAAAAAGTACATTGGGCTTTCTGGAAAAAAAAAGGTGTAAAAAAACAAAGTGCGACAGTTGAATGGGTTGATGCAATTATATTCGCTGTTATTGCTGCTACCCTAATCAGAATGTTCTTTATTGAAGCATATACAATTCCTACTTCATCAATGGAGAAATCATTGTTAGTTGGTGATTATCTTTTTGTGAGCAAAGTAGCATACGGACCAAAAATCCCTAATACTCCCCTATCATTCCCTTTTGCTCATCATACAATGCCTTTAACCAAATCAACAAAATCATATTTGGAATGGATTCAATGGCCATACAAACGTCTTGCTGGCATAAGCGAAGTAAAGCGAAATGATATAGTTGTTTTCAACTTCCCTGCCGGAGATACGATTGTTGTTGGAGCAGAAAATCCAGACTATTATTCGCAATTAAGAAGTTATTCTACCTTATTTAAGGAAGCTGATATGAAAAAAGGCCGGGAGCTTCAATCAGATCAAGAATACACCAAAATGGGGCGAAAATATTTATCCACTCAAAATACAATTGCTACCAGACCTGTAGATAAGCAGGAAAATTATATTAAACGATGTGTAGGGATACCTGGTGATACACTGTTATCCATAGATGGGCAATTATTCATCAATGGAAAAAAACAAGATTTGATTGAAGAATTACAATTTATTTATGAAGTCAGAACCAATGGATCTTCAATAAATCCAAGAAAACTTGAAGAGCTCAATATTGCAAAAGCTGATCGTAATCATAATGGCTCAGTGTATAATTTACCTTTATCAACGAAAAAAGTTGAAGAGTTAAAAAAGCTAAGTAATGTAGTTTCTATTATCCGCCGTAATTCAAGCAAAGGATATCCTGAAGATGTATTTCCATTTAGTTCATACTACAACTGGAATCGAGATAACTTTGGTCCTCTCGTTATTCCTAAAAAAGGGCAAACAGTTTCACTTAACCTAGAAACACTTCCTTTGTATGAAAGAGCAATTAACGCTTATGAAGGTAATGCTTTAAGAGTGCAGGATTCTACCATTTATATCAATGGTGAAATTGCAACAGATTTCACGTTTAAAATGGACTATTACTGGATGATGGGTGACAACAGACATATGTCGGCCGACTCAAGATATTGGGGTTATGTTCCTGAAGATCACATTGTTGGCAAAGCTTCATTCTTATGGCTTTCGTTAGATAAAGACAAAAGTTCTTTTAACAAGATTAGATGGGACAGAGTTTTTAAATGGATTCACTAA
- a CDS encoding WbqC family protein, with the protein MKNSKALLATSFFAPIQYYSKLIQYPEITIEQWENYSKQSYRNRCNILGANGVLPLSIPVAKATNKKVLTKDVKISHDTNWQKLHWKGIEAAYKSSPFYEYYIDDLERFFTQKWNYLLEYNNEIQKEIFGILEIEPNIHFTDDFIEFGPNEFDDFREIIHPKASKSETDNAFIANKYTQVFGDKFGFIENLSILDLIFNLGPDSLNYLESSITKR; encoded by the coding sequence ATGAAAAACTCGAAAGCCTTATTGGCAACTTCTTTTTTTGCACCCATTCAATATTATTCTAAGTTGATTCAATACCCTGAAATTACAATTGAACAATGGGAGAATTACTCAAAGCAGTCATACAGAAACCGTTGTAATATTTTGGGCGCTAATGGAGTTTTACCCCTATCAATTCCAGTGGCTAAGGCGACTAATAAAAAGGTGCTTACTAAGGATGTAAAAATATCACATGATACTAATTGGCAGAAGTTACATTGGAAGGGAATAGAAGCAGCCTACAAATCTTCTCCTTTTTATGAATATTACATTGATGATTTGGAGCGTTTCTTTACTCAAAAGTGGAATTATTTGCTCGAATACAACAATGAAATTCAGAAAGAAATATTCGGCATTCTGGAAATTGAACCAAACATTCACTTCACGGATGATTTTATTGAATTTGGCCCAAATGAGTTTGATGATTTCCGGGAAATAATTCATCCAAAAGCATCAAAATCAGAAACCGACAATGCATTCATTGCGAACAAATACACTCAAGTATTTGGAGATAAATTTGGTTTTATTGAAAACCTGAGTATATTGGATTTGATCTTTAATCTGGGACCGGATAGCTTAAACTATCTTGAATCAAGTATTACTAAACGATAA
- a CDS encoding NUDIX domain-containing protein, producing the protein MYTYQYPRPALTVDCAVFCKFNYKLYVLLIQRANPPFQNMWAFPGGFVDMDEDIEVAAYRELKEETRFVGFGLKQFKTYGGVNRDPRGRTVSVVYTGVMESEELPLVNGADDAKQAKWFAVDQLPPLAFDHDLIMSDLLKQLSFSNT; encoded by the coding sequence ATGTATACTTATCAATATCCAAGGCCAGCACTAACGGTAGATTGTGCAGTTTTTTGCAAATTCAATTACAAACTCTATGTTTTGTTAATTCAAAGAGCTAACCCGCCATTTCAGAATATGTGGGCTTTCCCCGGAGGTTTTGTTGATATGGATGAAGATATTGAGGTGGCTGCTTATCGTGAATTGAAAGAAGAGACACGCTTTGTTGGTTTTGGTTTAAAGCAATTTAAAACGTATGGAGGGGTAAATCGAGATCCTCGCGGCAGAACTGTCTCTGTGGTTTATACAGGTGTAATGGAATCAGAGGAATTGCCCCTTGTAAATGGTGCCGATGATGCAAAGCAAGCAAAATGGTTCGCAGTTGATCAATTACCACCTCTTGCCTTCGATCATGATCTAATCATGTCCGATCTCCTAAAACAGTTATCGTTTAGTAATACTTGA
- a CDS encoding C40 family peptidase has translation MNYGISDLSIIPVRKEPAERSEMVTQLLFGEHCEILEENENWSKVRLAFDNYEGWVDSKMITGIDEALFQVLNKELQVVANDTFNLVFQDQDYSNKLIVPGSSFPFCDLEKKSFKIANKSYFYQGKVSENSYGEHLRDSIIESALKYFNAPYLWGGRTPYGIDCSGLTQIVYKLNGIVLPRDASEQVMVGDTLTFVEEALPGDLAFFDNDEGKITHVGIIWDRHKIIHASGNVRIDNVDHQGIFNVDKKRYTHKLRVIKRIIQQ, from the coding sequence ATGAATTACGGAATTTCCGATCTTAGTATTATACCAGTCCGAAAAGAGCCAGCTGAAAGAAGTGAAATGGTAACTCAATTATTGTTTGGGGAACATTGTGAGATTCTGGAAGAGAATGAAAATTGGTCGAAAGTACGATTAGCTTTTGATAATTACGAAGGATGGGTTGACAGTAAAATGATTACTGGAATTGACGAAGCACTTTTTCAGGTTTTGAATAAAGAGCTTCAAGTTGTTGCTAATGATACCTTTAATTTGGTTTTTCAGGATCAGGATTATTCCAATAAACTGATTGTGCCAGGAAGTTCATTCCCTTTTTGCGATTTGGAGAAAAAATCATTTAAAATAGCTAATAAAAGTTATTTCTATCAGGGTAAAGTTTCTGAAAACTCCTATGGTGAACACTTGCGTGATTCCATCATCGAAAGTGCCTTAAAATATTTTAATGCTCCATACTTATGGGGAGGACGAACTCCTTACGGTATTGATTGTTCGGGTCTAACGCAAATTGTTTATAAGCTGAATGGCATTGTTTTGCCTAGAGACGCAAGTGAGCAAGTTATGGTAGGAGATACTTTGACCTTTGTCGAAGAGGCTCTGCCTGGTGACTTGGCATTTTTCGATAACGACGAGGGTAAAATCACTCATGTAGGTATTATTTGGGATCGACATAAGATCATTCATGCTTCGGGTAATGTTCGTATTGATAACGTCGATCACCAAGGGATATTTAATGTCGATAAAAAGCGTTACACGCATAAACTAAGAGTGATAAAAAGAATTATTCAGCAATAA
- a CDS encoding HD family phosphohydrolase produces MNKYFRWIRQNLNNIYRFLITSMTIILITLLFPNVGNFKYEYQKGKPWMHETLIAPFDFAILKTASEISQEKDSILKKFYPFFKMDTAVVVNVTNKFKSDFDKKWSKFKNSDSYKKENHSNQTTNEQFNRLKEYLVLNLNKIYEFGITDFQNEQKDLGFKRPEFINKSVNNLNEVVSIKYIYTPKSAYQYISNQLKKDFPTAAYQGFIQDLNIDSYLQPNLFYAATMSEQVKTSMLSMVSISKGIVESGTRIVLVGDIIDDHTFVVLESLKKDYENILGSSQNHYLIVIGQCMLIISCIVLLFLYLRNFRKQILHDNKKLLFILLFVLLYVALTTLVLKFPKINIYIIPFALITIVVRTLMDSRTALFVFIITVLLTGFLAPNGFEFVFLQLSAGIMAIYSLPRLERRGQLVLTGIITFITYSIVYFAFALTQETNIADIKWVNFMFFAINCLFITFSYSLIYIFEKLFGFLSDVTLIELSNQNHPLLRQLLLHSPGTFQHCLQVANLAEAAINKIGGNPLLVRTGALYHDIGKMKHPAYFIENQLTNSNPHDKLEFDKSAQIITDHVKYGVKIAKKHKLPQLIIDFIETHHGAGKVQYFYTSFKNKYPDKEIDEEKFTYPGPDPFTKETAVLMMADSVEASSRSLKEKTPETIRNLIDKIIDKQIAENRFQNADITFKNINQVKEIFTNALINVYHARIEYPKENK; encoded by the coding sequence ATGAATAAATACTTCAGGTGGATTCGACAGAATTTAAATAATATCTACAGGTTTTTGATTACATCAATGACCATTATTCTTATCACTCTATTGTTTCCCAATGTTGGTAACTTCAAATACGAATACCAAAAAGGAAAACCATGGATGCACGAAACCTTAATTGCTCCTTTTGATTTTGCTATTCTAAAAACAGCAAGCGAAATTTCACAGGAGAAAGATAGTATTTTGAAGAAATTCTATCCTTTCTTCAAAATGGATACTGCAGTAGTTGTTAACGTTACGAATAAATTCAAATCCGATTTTGATAAAAAATGGAGCAAATTTAAAAATTCCGATTCATATAAAAAAGAGAATCATTCCAATCAAACAACAAATGAACAATTCAATCGATTAAAAGAATACCTCGTTCTAAATCTTAATAAAATTTATGAATTTGGCATAACTGATTTTCAAAATGAACAAAAAGATTTAGGCTTTAAACGTCCCGAATTCATTAATAAATCTGTAAATAATCTTAACGAAGTTGTAAGTATTAAGTATATCTACACTCCTAAAAGTGCATACCAATATATTTCAAATCAATTAAAAAAAGATTTTCCCACTGCTGCTTATCAGGGCTTCATTCAGGATCTAAACATCGATTCCTATTTACAACCCAATTTATTTTATGCTGCAACAATGTCTGAGCAAGTAAAAACCAGTATGTTATCTATGGTTTCTATTTCAAAAGGCATTGTTGAATCGGGAACCCGAATTGTTCTGGTTGGAGATATTATTGATGATCATACTTTTGTTGTTTTAGAATCACTAAAGAAAGACTATGAAAACATTCTAGGATCGTCGCAGAACCATTATCTGATAGTCATTGGACAGTGCATGCTAATTATTTCTTGCATTGTATTACTCTTTCTTTACCTCCGGAATTTTCGAAAACAGATTTTGCATGATAATAAGAAACTACTTTTTATACTTTTATTTGTACTTCTATATGTTGCTCTTACAACTCTTGTACTAAAATTCCCTAAAATAAATATCTACATTATCCCATTTGCCTTAATTACGATAGTTGTTAGAACTTTAATGGATAGTAGAACGGCTCTCTTTGTTTTTATTATTACTGTTTTACTTACAGGATTTTTAGCCCCAAATGGCTTCGAATTTGTATTTCTACAGCTTTCCGCCGGTATTATGGCTATTTATAGTCTACCTCGATTAGAGCGTCGCGGACAATTGGTTTTAACAGGAATAATCACTTTCATAACCTATAGTATTGTGTACTTCGCATTTGCCCTAACTCAGGAAACAAATATCGCTGACATTAAATGGGTAAACTTCATGTTCTTTGCTATCAATTGCTTATTCATTACATTCTCATATTCACTAATATACATTTTCGAAAAACTTTTTGGTTTTCTTTCTGATGTTACACTAATTGAGCTCTCGAATCAAAATCATCCACTCTTACGCCAACTGCTGCTGCATTCGCCAGGAACCTTTCAGCATTGCTTACAGGTAGCTAATTTAGCTGAGGCGGCGATCAACAAAATTGGAGGAAATCCATTACTGGTTCGTACCGGTGCTTTATATCATGATATTGGAAAGATGAAACATCCGGCTTATTTTATCGAAAATCAACTAACCAACTCAAACCCTCATGATAAATTAGAATTTGATAAAAGTGCTCAGATCATTACTGATCACGTTAAGTATGGAGTGAAGATTGCAAAGAAGCACAAGCTTCCTCAATTAATTATTGATTTTATTGAAACCCATCATGGTGCAGGTAAAGTTCAATACTTCTACACCTCATTTAAAAATAAATATCCAGACAAAGAAATTGACGAGGAGAAATTCACCTATCCAGGTCCCGATCCTTTTACAAAAGAAACAGCGGTATTAATGATGGCTGATTCTGTAGAAGCATCATCACGTAGTTTAAAAGAGAAAACTCCTGAAACTATTCGAAATCTTATAGATAAAATCATTGATAAGCAAATAGCTGAAAATCGCTTTCAAAATGCCGATATAACCTTTAAAAACATCAATCAGGTTAAAGAAATTTTCACAAATGCTCTTATCAACGTGTATCATGCACGAATTGAGTATCCAAAGGAGAATAAATAA
- a CDS encoding Zn-dependent hydrolase produces the protein MIRKTIFLFGLIISIAFTFSCQPNKKTEEKEKYDSVMQRKLTNYAKVRLSADLSNLTPNQIKLFSQLIRVSNAIDEIYWLQAYGDKNQLLNEITDPDMREYAMINYGPWDRLDGFTPFTDDFPPRPLGIGFFPSDINQEEFFALKNDNKYSAFTILTRAENGLLKVLPYHVAYINQINDAVSALKSASLLCETEEFKDYLLQRAEDLLSDNFEKSDHLWMQLKNNPLDFIAGPISNTEDHLIWTKYSYGAFILLRNKEWTKDVEKYSLLIPYLQKSLPVADEYKTETLSKGTHIAIYDVLYNSGYCNAGNKLIGLNLPIGSSNTSYTQKLHFKNVMQAKFDQILQPITNLVIDEKQRKHVLFKSFFLNTIFYEISDGLGISQTINGKESVKEALKQHYNVINELKNDVLRMFFIGKIHDMHEIHDIQLMDNYVTYMADVFRSIRFGVKDSQGVANMIRFYYFEENGAFKYNTKSGTYEVNVYKMRKAIESLSKLVLEIQGNGDYEAADRLINEKGFIRNGLLHDLYRIQRAKVPKDLIYDQGEKVMISNN, from the coding sequence ATGATTCGGAAAACCATTTTTTTATTTGGACTCATCATTTCAATTGCATTTACTTTTTCGTGCCAACCCAATAAAAAAACTGAGGAAAAGGAAAAATACGATTCTGTGATGCAACGAAAATTAACAAATTACGCAAAAGTTAGGCTCTCTGCCGACTTAAGTAATCTTACTCCAAATCAGATAAAGCTTTTTTCTCAACTAATTCGAGTATCTAATGCTATTGATGAAATTTATTGGCTTCAAGCATATGGCGACAAAAATCAACTTTTGAATGAGATTACTGATCCTGACATGAGAGAATACGCAATGATTAACTATGGTCCTTGGGATCGATTAGATGGATTTACTCCATTCACCGATGATTTCCCTCCTCGTCCCTTAGGCATCGGTTTTTTTCCTAGCGACATCAATCAAGAAGAATTCTTCGCTTTAAAAAATGACAATAAATACAGTGCCTTTACAATACTAACCCGTGCTGAAAATGGATTGCTAAAAGTACTACCATACCATGTAGCCTACATAAACCAAATAAACGATGCTGTTTCAGCCTTAAAAAGTGCTTCTCTACTATGTGAAACCGAAGAATTTAAAGACTACTTATTGCAACGTGCCGAAGATTTACTTTCGGACAACTTCGAAAAAAGTGATCATTTATGGATGCAATTAAAAAATAATCCTTTGGATTTTATTGCAGGACCAATTTCAAATACCGAGGATCATTTAATTTGGACAAAATATTCCTATGGGGCTTTTATCTTGTTAAGGAACAAGGAATGGACCAAGGATGTTGAGAAATACTCATTACTAATTCCTTACTTACAAAAAAGCCTACCTGTTGCTGATGAGTACAAGACAGAAACTCTTTCCAAAGGTACACATATTGCCATCTACGATGTTTTATACAATTCGGGGTATTGCAATGCAGGTAATAAGCTAATTGGTTTAAACCTGCCTATTGGTAGCTCCAACACAAGCTATACCCAAAAGTTACATTTCAAGAATGTAATGCAGGCCAAATTTGATCAAATTCTACAGCCAATTACGAATCTGGTTATTGATGAAAAACAGCGTAAACATGTATTATTCAAATCGTTCTTTTTAAATACAATTTTCTATGAGATAAGCGATGGTTTGGGAATTTCGCAAACTATAAATGGAAAAGAAAGTGTGAAAGAAGCTTTAAAACAACATTACAATGTAATAAATGAATTAAAAAATGATGTGCTTCGGATGTTTTTTATTGGCAAAATTCATGATATGCATGAGATTCATGATATTCAGTTAATGGATAATTACGTTACTTATATGGCAGATGTATTTAGATCTATTCGTTTTGGAGTAAAGGATTCACAAGGAGTGGCTAACATGATTCGATTTTACTATTTCGAAGAAAATGGAGCCTTTAAATACAATACAAAAAGTGGCACTTACGAGGTTAATGTTTACAAAATGAGAAAAGCCATTGAATCATTATCAAAATTGGTTCTTGAAATACAGGGAAATGGTGATTATGAGGCTGCGGATCGATTAATTAATGAGAAGGGGTTTATTCGCAATGGATTGCTGCATGATCTATATCGAATTCAACGAGCTAAAGTTCCTAAAGATCTTATTTATGATCAAGGTGAAAAAGTTATGATTTCCAATAATTAA